CCTGTGGGGCCTGCGGGCCTCACGACGGCTCTTCCTGAATCCCCGCTGGGGCGCGGAGCGCCTCTCCGCCCACCCCCGCCTGGGTGTGTAAGGCAGGACAGTACCAGGCCCTGGCGTAGGTGACAGGAGCATGGACGTCGGGCCGTGATTCCTACCAGCCAGCAGACGGCTCCTGGCAGCTGCGGAGAAGGCGGCGGGGACCCTGTTCCCCGTCCACGCCACTTCTGCAGCCCCCCGCCCGGCAGGCCGCTGTGGGTCGGGCAGCCGCCGCCCCGGTTCTCCGAGCCCCATGGAGCCGGGGTCTTTCACGGCCCTCCTGCCTCTTCTGCAGGGCGGCCGCAAGGGGTGGGAGTGTTGCACCTTCGTGCAGTCAGGCCATGAGTGGGTGGCAGTGAGGGGCCCTGTGGCCAGCTCAGGTCCCAGCGCCCCCGCCCCGTGACACTGCCTCGGTATCCCCCTCTGGCACACATGGATGACCAGCGGAGCGATCTCCCCCGCCTGAGTGAGGACTGCTAGCATGTGTATGACCCGGGCTGTCCGCAGAGCCTGGTCACCGTGATAGGCAGCTGTGCTCGTCCCACAACAGCAAAGTCTGCAAATCTGAACCCGGACTCAGACGGGGACCCTGCCCGTGCCTCAGGCCCCCTGCTTGTTAAATGGGAGAAGTGGTAATTCCACGGCACAAACATCTAATCTTTAGATGACAAGCGTTGAGTAAGTACTCTCTCAAGTATTAATCTGAGGATACGGCGCCTCTGCCTCTGGGGTGGGGGCGCTGCTTCTCCAGCAGGCGGCTCCTCCCCTCCCGCCGAGGTCTTGCTGGCCTGCCTCCCAGCGGTCTCCCCATTCCAGCCCTGACCTTACTCCCCACCCGTCCTGACAGCCCAATCCCTGGGGGTCCTCGTGGGTGCGGTTCTCCCTTCACTTCCTTGGTCGGCTCTGGTGTCCTTGGAACTTGTGCTGGTCCTGGTCCCCTGAGAGGTCCACCAAGTGGGGCTCAGGGTGCAGGACTTTACTGAAGGAACGCCAGGGTGAATGCAGGTGGGGTGGGACCAGCCAGGCTGAGAATGTGTCTGCCTGAGGGGTCAGGCGGTGGATGGGAACCACTGGCTGGGATGGTGTGGCAAAGCTGGCCACAAAGGAGTCCTGTGCCTCTGGGggatgggcctcagtttcccttggCATCTCCAAAGCATGCAGGTCCAGCAGGGGCAGCCTGGTCACTCAAGCTCCCTGCAGCAGCAGTGGTGGCAGCACAAGGTACATTCCTCTCTCCTGTGTTGGCACATCCTTCAGGAAGTCTGTCAGGATTCCCAAGCACAACTACCTGGTCACCATCAGCCAGTCTGTGGCTTGGGTGGGACAGGGCTGACAGTGACCCTGCACAGGCAGTGTCTGAAGGAATGAGCCCTTGAAGAGTTCCCCTCTGTCCTACCTTCAGCAAGCTCACACCCACCTCCAAACTGGACCAGAGGCTTGAATTATTTTTGTTGCCAGCTGGAGAGCAGTTTCTAGTCAAGAACCTGTCTCAGGAGCCGTCGGTTCTAAGGGAAACTGAATAAAAACTCCTCCTGATCTCATGAGGACATGGACGCCACCCAAGGTATTTCTTCACAcagatggtttttttttctaagattttattttttaagtcctcTCTGTGCCCactgtggggcctgaactcacaagtCTCAAATCAAGAATCGCATGCTccactgagccggccaggcacccctttatacaaatctctaaaaaaaaaaaaaaaaaaaaaaaaattccccattcCCAGGGAAGGCTACTCTCAGAGCACAGGGACCCCAGCTGGTCCCTGCTTCCCAGACCCCATGCCCACATTGTCTCTGATCTTCTGTGGGGTGGACTCGATAGCACACTTAACCTCCCAGTTTCTGGTGTGGCTGGTGATGCTCCACTGTGGCTACACGGAGATGAAGATgtgcccggggggcgggggaggttcCCAACGGTTGTCTGCCAGAGGCCTGAGCAGGCACAGGCTGCCTTGGGGTAGACATGCCTCACAGGAACTGTCAAGCAGCAAGATGGTAAGAAATGTGTTCGGAGTGGAAGTTAACGGCTGTCTGGCAACCCAAACACGCTCAGGGATGTCAGAGGAGGAGCGAGAGATGTGTACAGAGTGTGTGAACCATGTAAGGCTTTCTCCCACCTACGGTGCACCCAACGGAACCCACACTGTGGGACAGAAGCTTCTCAGCACTGTTAGGAGGGATGGTGAAGTATTTGGGGACAGGTGTTTATTCTTAACATCAAACATTTCCTCCAACGACGGATACTGCTCATGGAGTGCCGGGATTCACACCTGAGGACTCATCTTCCAATTCTCAAATACATGCAAGTATCTGGACCCTGGTAAGAACCACCACAACCCCGGCAGACACTCTCCGCAGCTCTCCTCCATCCGTGGATACGTCAGCGCCCCTGAGATGTGTGTATCTCCGCTGGCTTCTAGGGCTAGAGCCAGacagctcctcctcctgcctgagCCGCAGACGGTCTCCAAGAGGACAGGGCGTCCAGTCTCTGCGGCTGCTGGCTCTGGGGTCACCAGACCTGGCACGCCTGGATCACCTCCTTCACAGCCTTCAGCCCCTCTGCGTTCCTGTCCTTCATGGCCAGGGCCAGCAGGACCGCTCTGTTTCCAGCTTCCTGAGACACGAAGGTCACCAGGTTTTTCGCAAAGACGTGCGTGAGAGgctggagaagggaaggagagaaaccaCTTTAACGGAGACAAATCCGGTTTTCCTTAGCGCCTTCGTGGAGGATTCCCCGACTGCCTTCCTGCACCCCAATAACCACCTACCCCTCCCTGTAAGTTCAAGGCAACAGCGGTTCAGAGTTCAACCGGACTCCAGAGCTCGGATCCTGAACACCACGCTGAAGAGGCGCTGTTACACTAGCCTTCCTGCTGCGTCCTGATCCTGGGTGTCTCCTGGCTGTCTGCGACCCAGAAGGATCTGCGGAGGCTGGGCGGGGGTCCATCACGTCCCAAGGGCATCTATTCAGAGCTCGGGCTCCAAGCTACCCCACGAGGGTCAAACCCTACGAAATCCATCCGCCCACCTGCCTGCTGGACAAAACCTGCTGGGCTGGGAAACGCGGCGGAGGGCAGGCAGGTGCCCCCACTGCTGCTGAGGTGgctgcctgggggggggggggggggcgtccaCCCACTCTACCTCATCCTGCCCCAGAAGCACTCTGGTGGTGAGCACGGGCTTCCCGACGTCACTGGCAACGGCGCTGGGTTCCAGGGAGACCAGGGTGCCCATCTTCCCGAACTGGGTCACCACCACCAGGATGTGGCTGCTGAAGGCGGTGCACACCACCTGCGTGGGGACGCCGCACACCACCTCCGTCCTCTGCTTGGATGTCAGCAGGGGCCTGCCGTCCATGGCCGGGTCTCTTCAACCGCACTGTTACGGctaagaagagaaaaggagtCGATCAGGCCGCGTCGGACGCGCCCCGGGTCTGCCCCGCCGGCACTGAACGGAAGCGTCCGCACGCCCAGGCTCCGGCGGGCACCTCGGGAGCCGCTCCCGGCGGCAGGGGTCGGCGGCGGGGTCCCGGTCCCCGCGCCCCGGGCTcccgccctcctgcccccgcTCCCGCGGCCGCTCCGGGTCCCGCTCCCACCCGCCATGCCGCCCGCGCTCACCGCGCCGCGCCCGGAAGTGACGCCTTTGGGCGACGCGGGCCCGCCTCcgccctgcacccctcccccgccGGAAGTGCGGCTGTGGGCTTCCGGTCCCGGCAGGGCCTCCTGGGCCCTCAGCGGCGGGGTTCCGCGCTCGCGGGAGGGTCGGGCGTTCGGGCCGCGGGCTGCAGCCTCCAGCTCCGGGCCGCGGCCTCGGTCTCCGGCTGCTCCCCGGGGCGTCCTCGGCGGTCCTGGCGGGAGCCCTGCTTCCCTGCCTGTGGGTTCCCTCCCCGCCGTGCCGCCGTCGCCCCCGGACAGCGGGCCACGGGGCCGGGTGCGGCCGGAGGGAGGACCCCggagcggggccgcggggcgtCCTGCTGAcccgccggggcggggggggggcgcggccGAGGCCACTGGGAGGTCGGGGctgcggcgggcgcggggcgggcgcggggcgagCCCTCGGCCCCCTGCCCGGGTCCCCAGCTCTCCAGGAATCCATCTGGGCCACATCCATCAGACTATCAGGCCCGTGGtgggtgccaggcattgtgcGAAGTGCTGTTGGCAGTGGCTCCTGCAGTCTCAGACCCGTGGGTAGCAGCATCCttgcccgcccccacccccaccccatgctggCTGCTCGGGCTCTTGAGAGCTTGCCCGAGGTCGGCAGGCGGGTGAGGGCTGGATGTGGGCTGCAGATGCTCGCCCTTGATTACTGGGCTCCGGGCTCTGGCACCCAGGTCCCCGGGGACAGGCGGGGGTGCGGTGGGGGTGGTGACCAGCATGGCCCCTGCAGCAGATGACTTCTGCTC
The sequence above is drawn from the Canis lupus baileyi chromosome 8, mCanLup2.hap1, whole genome shotgun sequence genome and encodes:
- the PSMG3 gene encoding proteasome assembly chaperone 3, with amino-acid sequence MDGRPLLTSKQRTEVVCGVPTQVVCTAFSSHILVVVTQFGKMGTLVSLEPSAVASDVGKPVLTTRVLLGQDEPLTHVFAKNLVTFVSQEAGNRAVLLALAMKDRNAEGLKAVKEVIQACQVW